In Gossypium arboreum isolate Shixiya-1 chromosome 5, ASM2569848v2, whole genome shotgun sequence, a single genomic region encodes these proteins:
- the LOC108450979 gene encoding RING-H2 finger protein ATL2, protein MAQKRNQSSIGSSEDDDKREFAVSRKIMLAAIATLLGVVTIIVLLHLCSRYHLRRKERRQRAALHRQRTQITAINESSINEALKSGLDPLIIASLPMFTYKITPGQVDDHDEPTECSVCLGTITEEFTDRVLLNCKHMFHVECIDTWLGSHTTCPIYSSLVEPRVQASEDKLKSCASGFNPRLLL, encoded by the exons ATGGCTCAG AAAAGAAACCAGTCAAGTATAGGTTCATCAGAAGATGATGATAAAAGAGAATTTGCTGTCAGCCGCAAGATCATGCTTGCAGCAATCGCCACATTGCTTGGAGTTGTGACAATCATAGTCTTACTCCATCTCTGTTCAAGGTATCATCTAAGACGCAAAGAAAGGAGACAGCGTGCTGCCCTTCATCGCCAGAGAACTCAAATTACAGCGATTAATGAAAGTTCCATTAACGAGGCACTAAAGTCAGGGCTCGACCCTTTGATCATAGCGTCATTGCCGATGTTCACATACAAGATAACCCCCGGCCAGGTTGATGACCATGACGAGCCGACGGAGTGCTCGGTTTGTTTGGGAACCATTACGGAAGAGTTCACAGACAGGGTCTTACTAAACTGTAAGCACATGTTTCATGTGGAGTGTATAGATACGTGGCTGGGATCACATACAACTTGCCCCATATATAGCAGCCTGGTTGAACCCAGGGTCCAGGCGTCAGAGGACAAATTAAAGAGTTGTGCATCAGGGTTCAACCCACGGCTCCTCCTTTAA
- the LOC108450978 gene encoding glutamate receptor 2.7-like, producing the protein MDDSFCYHVKAQNSRPRCIFFASRVLKLWLFFFVFICLLVLSNGEETTNANKLIKIGAIIDINSRTGREEKTALDVAAQSFNNNDSNNHKLSLHIQDSGRNPLLAATVARKLIKEQEVEVIIGLETWEEAVVVGDIGSRAQVPVLSFAAPAITPPLATTRWPFLVRMANEDSKRMKCIAAIIGLFNWKRVIVIYEDDVFGSESGKLALLPEALQDVGSEVEFRLVLPPFSSVTNPNVAVHELLKKLQKKQSRVFFVLHSSFSMTIHLFEEAKKSGLVGKDSVWIVTETISSYLDSFNSSVISSMEGTLGIKTYYSEETSLYKKFYTNFRTTFRNKYHEEDNSQPGINALRAYDSIGIITQAMEKLKSDGKSPKKLLKKILSSNFTGASGEVCFEEGQLSYDPILRIVNVVGKRYKELDFWLPGIGFSRNPGVKNETGYVGEISQDLGGRVNWPGDSKLVPKGWAMPTDEKPLIVGVPARTSFEKFVKVVDGKLPGVKNYDGFCIKLFYEVLKVLGYHLPYHFDPHNGTYDELVNKVYNKTYDAAVGDITILADRADHVEFTQPYAESGLSMIVPAKSEDSAWIFVKPFTIEMWLVTAAILIYTMFIVWVLEHQSNPEFRGPWNHQIGTAIWFAFSSLFFAHREKVYSNLTRMVVVVWLFVVLVLNSSYTASLTSMLTVKRLGPNVTDIELLKRANLKIGCDGDSFVRTYLEKVLNFKSYNIENVSSEYKYEGEFKSHRIAAAFLELPYGKVFLSHYCKQFTTSTPTFRFGGLGFVFQKGSPIAKDFSRAILQFSENGFLLSLEKEWFSPSLECSADVTDSSTTDSLSIRSFWGLYLISEATSTLCFLFFSMRLLKKYYRHRVDNVDESVWIKAIRVAKYFYLGDVVLVQREASVAPDL; encoded by the exons ATGGACGATTCATTTTGCTATCATGTCAAAGCCCAAAACTCTCGCCCTCGCTGCATCTTTTTTGCCAGTAGAGTTTTGAAGCTTTGGCTTTTCTTTTTTGTCTTCATATGCCTTCTTGTTTTATCCAACGGGGAGGAGACCACGAACGCTAACAAGCTTATTAAGATTGGCGCAATCATCGATATTAATTCGCGTACTGGTAGAGAAGAGAAAACTGCATTGGATGTTGCTGCTCAAAGTTTCAATAACAATGATTCAAACAACCACAAGCTATCCCTCCACATTCAAGACTCTGGAAGAAATCCCCTCCTAGCTGCTACTGTTG CTCGGAAGTTGATTAAAGAACAAGAAGTTGAAGTGATCATTGGCCTGGAGACATGGGAAGAAGCAGTTGTGGTCGGTGATATTGGTAGCCGAGCTCAAGTTCCAGTTCTTTCTTTTGCAGCACCGGCCATCACACCGCCATTAGCAACCACTCGCTGGCCCTTCTTGGTAAGAATGGCTAACGAAGATTCCAAAAGGATGAAATGCATTGCAGCTATCATTGGTCTATTCAACTGGAAAAGGGTTATAGTTATTTATGAAGACGATGTCTTTGGTAGTGAATCTGGGAAGTTAGCTCTTTTACCTGAGGCGCTTCAAGATGTGGGTTCGGAGGTTGAATTCCGATTGGTTCTTCCTCCATTTTCTTCTGTGACTAATCCGAACGTTGCTGTCCATGAGTTGTTGAAGAAGCTACAGAAGAAACAATCTCGGGTTTTTTTTGTTCTTCACTCATCCTTCTCAATGACGATACATTTGTTTGAAGAGGCTAAAAAGAGTGGACTTGTGGGAAAAGACTCAGTTTGGATAGTCACAGAGACCATCTCGAGTTACCTCGACTCTTTTAACAGTTCAGTGATTTCGTCAATGGAAGGTACTTTAGGAATCAAGACCTACTATTCTGAGGAAACTAGTCTATACAAGAAGTTTTATACCAATTTCCGGACAACTTTCAGAAATAAATATCATGAGGAAGATAATTCCCAACCAGGTATTAACGCCTTACGTGCCTATGATAGCATTGGAATCATCACGCAAGCTATGGAGAAACTGAAAAGTGATGGAAAGAGTCCAAAAAAATTGTTGAAAAAGATACTTTCAAGCAATTTTACTGGTGCAAGTGGTGAAGTATGTTTCGAAGAAGGACAACTGTCGTATGATCCTATACTGAGGATTGTAAACGTGGTTGGGAAAAGGTACAAAGAGTTGGATTTCTGGTTGCCAGGGATTGGGTTCTCAAGAAATCCTGGAGTGAAGAACGAAACTGGTTATGTTGGTGAAATATCTCAAGATTTGGGTGGTCGAGTCAATTGGCCTGGTGATTCAAAGCTTGTTCCAAAAGGATGGGCAATGCCCACAGATGAAAAGCCTTTGATTGTTGGAGTTCCAGCAAGAACCTCATTTGAGAAATTTGTAAAGGTTGTCGATGGTAAACTTCCAGGCGTAAAGAACTATGATGGTTTCTGCATTAAACTTTTCTATGAAGTTCTTAAGGTGCTAGGTTATCATCTACCTTACCATTTTGATCCCCACAATGGCACATATGATGAACTTGTTAACAAAGTCTACAACAAG ACTTATGACGCTGCTGTCGGTGACATAACGATACTAGCTGATAGAGCAGATCATGTGGAATTTACTCAGCCATATGCAGAGTCAGGGTTGTCCATGATAGTTCCAGCAAAGTCGGAGGACTCGGCATGGATTTTCGTGAAACCTTTCACCATCGAAATGTGGTTGGTCACTGCCGCCATCTTAATCTACACCATGTTCATAGTTTGGGTGTTGGAGCACCAGTCCAACCCTGAGTTCAGAGGTCCCTGGAACCATCAGATTGGAACTGCAATTTGGTTCGCTTTCTCCTCCCTTTTCTTTGCTCACA GAGAGAAGGTTTACAGTAACCTCACTCGAATGGTGGTCGTAGTGTGGCTCTTCGTTGTGCTGGTCTTAAACTCAAGCTACACCGCTAGCCTAACATCAATGCTGACGGTCAAGCGATTGGGACCAAATGTTACAGATATTGAATTGCTAAAGAGGGCCAACTTGAAAATTGGGTGTGATGGAGATTCATTTGTAAGGACATACTTGGAGAAGGttcttaattttaaaagttataatatTGAGAACGTCAGCAGTGAATATAAGTATGAAGGGGAATTCAAAAGCCACCGCATTGCTGCTGCCTTTCTTGAACTACCTTATGGCAAAGTTTTCCTCAGTCATTACTGCAAGCAATTTACCACTTCCACACCTACCTTCCGATTTGGCGGTTTAGGCTTT GTATTTCAGAAAGGTTCTCCGATAGCCAAAGATTTTTCAAGAGCCATTTTACAGTTCTCTGAAAATGGATTTCTGTTGTCACTGGAAAAGGAATGGTTTTCTCCTTCGCTGGAGTGTTCAGCCGATGTAACCGACAGCAGTACAACTGATAGCTTGAGCATCCGCAGTTTCTGGGGTCTTTACCTTATATCTGAAGCTACATCCACCCTTTGTTTTCTATTCTTCTCCATGCGCTTGCTAAAGAAATATTACCGTCACCGAGTGGACAATGTAGATGAGAGTGTTTGGATCAAGGCAATTCGAGTTGCCAAATACTTTTATCTGGGAGATGTGGTTTTAGTTCAACGGGAAGCTTCAGTAGCTCCTGATCTATAA
- the LOC108452592 gene encoding uncharacterized protein LOC108452592 isoform X2 yields MCSNNTSNNVGVGWVANASEVLGVHGEYGSCSSRKEKNKRIPKRGPGVAELEKILREQGKSDGIEKGNINNGGVPSSCVAPSNSLPRRATTYLRNIPSPRTPPPLPPPSMTLHVNGTGAQNMCGNSRSKGVYISGSGIFSPEKVFLPVTWGSSETRNGPEPPKMAAGFTFPTPKLVSNRSDQNMFPPPMLQMNHGTCAQPSMIGIKKFKQMNLFPGSGILSSSSSAGVYQYHHVEPPSTQKSCHSYISTVLAEEHKIIGGKRSRHNFPVENWPPPPPFYSQISGLNPSSSSTNNGVCVFNVGNIYRGSIASSPLELKAKRCGNEDGNPNDNDSALTLGPPITSSASTQNCQKDLPKYTKQFTFQEMKENTEEKRGAAVTAEATLDLKDGTYDCKEKKADFIDLNLKL; encoded by the exons ATGTGTAGCAACAATACAAGCAACAACGTTGGTGTGGGATGGGTTGCCAATGCGAGTGAAGTGCTGGGCGTTCATGGCGAGTATGGAAGTTGTAGTTCAAGGAAGGAGAAGAACAAAAGAATCCCCAAAAGAGGGCCTGGAGTGGCTGAACTAGAAAAGATATTGCGAGAACAAGGGAAAAGCGATGGTATAGAGAAAGGAAATATAAATAATGGTGGGGTCCCTTCTTCATGCGTAGCTCCCTCAAATTCTTTACCAAGAAGGGCTACTACTTATCTTCGTAACATTCCTAGTCCTAGGACTCCACCACCTCTTCCTCCTCCTTCCATGACCCTCCATGTTAACGGAACTGGTGCCCAAAATATGTGCGGTAACAGTCGTAGTAAAGGTGTCTATATTAGCGGATCCGGTATATTTTCGCCTGAAAAAGTCTTTTTGCCTGTAACGTGGGGCTCCTCTGAGACAAGGAACGGCCCGGAACCTCCAAAAATGGCTGCTGGTTTTACATTTCCCACTCCCAAACTTGTCTCTAACCGATCTGATCAAAACATGTTTCCTCCTCCTATGTTGCAAATGAACCATGGCACTTGCGCCCAGCCTTCAATG ATTGGCATAAAGAAGTTCAAACAGATGAATCTTTTTCCGGGATCAGGAATTTTATCTTCATCATCATCCGCAGGGGTGTATCAGTATCATCACGTAGAGCCCCCTTCAACCCAAAAATCTTGTCACAGCTACATATCTACAGTACTGGCTGAGGAGCACAAG ATAATCGGAGGCAAGAGATCAAGGCATAATTTCCCTGTCGAGAACTGGCCCCCACCTCCCCCTTTCTACTCTCAGATTTCCGGCCTTAATCCTTCATCTTCGTCTACAAACAATGGTGTTTGTGTGTTCAATGTTGGAAATATTTACAG AGGCTCAATCGCAAGTAGCCCTTTGGAGCTGAAAGCGAAACGATGCGGTAATGAAGATGGGAATCCTAATGACAATGACAGTGCCCTCACCTTAGGCCCTCCAATAACTTCTTCGGCCTCAACCCAAAATTGTCAAAAAGACTTGCCCAAATACACCAAGCAGTTCACTTTCCAA GAAATGAAGGAAAACACTGAAGAAAAAAGGGGTGCAGCTGTTACAGCGGAAGCGACACTTGATCTAAAAGATGGAACATATGATTGTAAAGAAAAAAAAGCCGATTTTATTGATCTTAACCTAAAGCTGTAA
- the LOC108452592 gene encoding uncharacterized protein LOC108452592 isoform X1 — MCSNNTSNNVGVGWVANASEVLGVHGEYGSCSSRKEKNKRIPKRGPGVAELEKILREQGKSDGIEKGNINNGGVPSSCVAPSNSLPRRATTYLRNIPSPRTPPPLPPPSMTLHVNGTGAQNMCGNSRSKGVYISGSGIFSPEKVFLPVTWGSSETRNGPEPPKMAAGFTFPTPKLVSNRSDQNMFPPPMLQMNHGTCAQPSMIGIKKFKQMNLFPGSGILSSSSSAGVYQYHHVEPPSTQKSCHSYISTVLAEEHKIIGGKRSRHNFPVENWPPPPPFYSQISGLNPSSSSTNNGVCVFNVGNIYRGSIASSPLELKAKRCGNEDGNPNDNDSALTLGPPITSSASTQNCQKDLPKYTKQFTFQVRCLNGNLFLFSFSLLALHAPWFDKSVLIYLHDFGSCILFQEMKENTEEKRGAAVTAEATLDLKDGTYDCKEKKADFIDLNLKL, encoded by the exons ATGTGTAGCAACAATACAAGCAACAACGTTGGTGTGGGATGGGTTGCCAATGCGAGTGAAGTGCTGGGCGTTCATGGCGAGTATGGAAGTTGTAGTTCAAGGAAGGAGAAGAACAAAAGAATCCCCAAAAGAGGGCCTGGAGTGGCTGAACTAGAAAAGATATTGCGAGAACAAGGGAAAAGCGATGGTATAGAGAAAGGAAATATAAATAATGGTGGGGTCCCTTCTTCATGCGTAGCTCCCTCAAATTCTTTACCAAGAAGGGCTACTACTTATCTTCGTAACATTCCTAGTCCTAGGACTCCACCACCTCTTCCTCCTCCTTCCATGACCCTCCATGTTAACGGAACTGGTGCCCAAAATATGTGCGGTAACAGTCGTAGTAAAGGTGTCTATATTAGCGGATCCGGTATATTTTCGCCTGAAAAAGTCTTTTTGCCTGTAACGTGGGGCTCCTCTGAGACAAGGAACGGCCCGGAACCTCCAAAAATGGCTGCTGGTTTTACATTTCCCACTCCCAAACTTGTCTCTAACCGATCTGATCAAAACATGTTTCCTCCTCCTATGTTGCAAATGAACCATGGCACTTGCGCCCAGCCTTCAATG ATTGGCATAAAGAAGTTCAAACAGATGAATCTTTTTCCGGGATCAGGAATTTTATCTTCATCATCATCCGCAGGGGTGTATCAGTATCATCACGTAGAGCCCCCTTCAACCCAAAAATCTTGTCACAGCTACATATCTACAGTACTGGCTGAGGAGCACAAG ATAATCGGAGGCAAGAGATCAAGGCATAATTTCCCTGTCGAGAACTGGCCCCCACCTCCCCCTTTCTACTCTCAGATTTCCGGCCTTAATCCTTCATCTTCGTCTACAAACAATGGTGTTTGTGTGTTCAATGTTGGAAATATTTACAG AGGCTCAATCGCAAGTAGCCCTTTGGAGCTGAAAGCGAAACGATGCGGTAATGAAGATGGGAATCCTAATGACAATGACAGTGCCCTCACCTTAGGCCCTCCAATAACTTCTTCGGCCTCAACCCAAAATTGTCAAAAAGACTTGCCCAAATACACCAAGCAGTTCACTTTCCAAGTAAGATGCTTAAATGGGAAtctctttttgttttcattttctttattgGCCCTACATGCTCCCTGGTTTGATAAGTCTGTTTTGATTTACTTGCATGACTTTGGTTCTTGTATTCTCTTCCAGGAAATGAAGGAAAACACTGAAGAAAAAAGGGGTGCAGCTGTTACAGCGGAAGCGACACTTGATCTAAAAGATGGAACATATGATTGTAAAGAAAAAAAAGCCGATTTTATTGATCTTAACCTAAAGCTGTAA